From the Brevibacillus choshinensis genome, one window contains:
- a CDS encoding GNAT family N-acetyltransferase, translating into MDIFIRNANQDDYESLLSLFWQVHHLHVMERSDLYKKNSVPVGEEFFNNQLKDDKQHIFVATLGIEIVGVVVLKEEEIPENSFVNARKVLLVDSLCVADTIRQKGIGSKLMQHVFDFARGLKVDSIELGVLEKNQNAIHFYESIGMTTKSRKMEFRLR; encoded by the coding sequence ATGGATATTTTTATCCGAAATGCTAATCAAGATGATTACGAGTCGTTATTATCCTTGTTTTGGCAAGTTCATCATTTGCACGTTATGGAACGATCAGACCTATACAAAAAGAACTCGGTTCCAGTGGGGGAAGAGTTCTTTAATAACCAACTAAAAGATGATAAGCAGCATATCTTTGTGGCCACTCTAGGTATTGAAATAGTCGGTGTCGTTGTTTTGAAGGAAGAAGAAATACCTGAAAATTCATTTGTTAATGCGAGGAAGGTCTTACTTGTGGACAGTTTATGTGTTGCTGATACGATTAGGCAAAAGGGTATCGGAAGTAAACTCATGCAACATGTTTTTGACTTCGCAAGAGGTTTGAAAGTTGATAGTATTGAATTGGGGGTCTTAGAGAAGAATCAAAATGCAATCCATTTTTATGAATCAATTGGAATGACAACAAAAAGTAGAAAAATGGAGTTTAGATTAAGATAA
- a CDS encoding TMEM175 family protein, which produces MKANRMEAFSDGVLAIIITIMVLEFKVPEGHDWYALIELGPKILSYIFSFVYIGIYWNNHHHLLHMVRTMNGRLMWLNLLLLFWLSLVPFTTAWMGESYFAATPTALYGIILLLAAFSYWLLQRAIISQHPGDSSFVLAMGRNLKGKLSPVLYLIAALTAYVSPWISGFFFLLVAVVWFLPDKRIEHALRGHQN; this is translated from the coding sequence TTGAAAGCAAATCGGATGGAAGCGTTCAGCGATGGCGTGCTGGCGATTATCATTACGATCATGGTGCTGGAATTTAAAGTGCCGGAAGGCCATGACTGGTATGCGCTGATCGAGCTTGGCCCAAAAATTTTAAGCTACATCTTCAGTTTTGTATATATCGGCATCTACTGGAACAATCATCATCATCTACTGCACATGGTTCGAACGATGAACGGGCGTTTAATGTGGCTCAACTTGCTGCTTCTTTTCTGGTTATCCCTTGTGCCGTTCACAACAGCTTGGATGGGTGAAAGCTATTTTGCAGCCACACCAACGGCGCTGTATGGTATTATTTTACTACTCGCGGCCTTCTCGTACTGGCTGCTTCAGCGCGCGATTATTAGCCAGCATCCCGGCGATTCCTCATTTGTTCTGGCGATGGGCAGAAACTTGAAGGGGAAATTATCTCCCGTGCTCTACTTGATCGCGGCCTTGACCGCATATGTGAGTCCTTGGATATCCGGTTTCTTTTTCCTACTTGTTGCGGTGGTCTGGTTCTTACCGGATAAGCGAATCGAGCATGCACTCCGAGGCCATCAAAATTGA
- a CDS encoding transposase, giving the protein TIISEIGEIERFNHPKKLVAFAGIDPSVHSSGKFTATINRITKRGSSRLRHALYMAVLCGIRSSRNKKLKEFYDRKRDEGKPFKVTVVACANKLIHWIFTLLKRKETFLDLA; this is encoded by the coding sequence AACGATTATCTCTGAAATTGGTGAGATAGAGCGGTTTAATCACCCTAAAAAACTTGTTGCCTTTGCCGGAATCGATCCCAGCGTGCATTCTTCTGGCAAGTTCACTGCAACAATTAATCGAATCACGAAAAGAGGTTCCAGCAGGCTGCGACATGCCTTATATATGGCTGTCCTATGCGGTATCAGGAGTTCACGCAATAAGAAACTAAAAGAGTTTTATGACAGAAAACGCGATGAAGGAAAGCCATTTAAAGTCACGGTCGTTGCTTGTGCGAACAAACTGATCCACTGGATTTTTACCCTCTTAAAGCGTAAAGAAACTTTCCTTGATCTTGCTTAA
- a CDS encoding pyridoxal phosphate-dependent decarboxylase family protein — MIKHNSILNLDMDERMDIGTYLLEQINDYMTHIRGVRVSPELSVDAVAEHVRRLSFEHPVSAREAIYHILEGLRQYQVHTPHPRYFGLYNPRPNFMGIMADTITAAFNPQLAAWSHAPVAVEMENYVLKEIASKFGYSAEAADGTFTTGGAEANLTAVLTALVHRFPSYAKEGLRSLPTHPVMYASAESHHSLVKAARSCGLGTDSLRIITTGSEMHIDVHALHHQIQVDRAAGYTPFLIIATGGTTGAGAIDPINKMANLAEREQLWLHVDAAYGGASVFAPELRDLLRGIDRADSITFDAHKWMSVPMGAGIYITRHKDILHKTFSITADYMPKEGADLDVIDPFTHSIQWSRRFIGLKVYLSLVTAGWEGYRSVVQHQTEMGNRLRRELACSNWKVVNDTVLPVVCFTDSNIQSNIQSNFASFICQEILRSGQAWISIYEINKAPVLRACITNYDTTEEDIMVLMQLLNGARAKYLEEISERSELNL, encoded by the coding sequence ATGATCAAGCATAATTCAATTCTTAATCTTGATATGGATGAACGTATGGACATTGGAACCTATCTGTTGGAACAAATCAATGACTATATGACGCACATACGCGGGGTTCGTGTCTCACCTGAACTCAGCGTGGATGCTGTTGCAGAACACGTACGTAGATTATCTTTTGAGCATCCCGTCAGCGCGCGCGAGGCGATTTATCATATCCTGGAGGGATTAAGGCAATACCAGGTGCATACGCCACACCCGCGATATTTCGGCCTGTATAATCCGCGGCCCAACTTCATGGGAATTATGGCGGACACGATTACTGCAGCATTCAATCCGCAGCTTGCAGCCTGGAGCCATGCGCCTGTAGCGGTCGAAATGGAGAACTATGTATTGAAAGAGATAGCTTCAAAATTCGGTTATTCAGCAGAGGCAGCAGATGGAACATTTACAACGGGGGGAGCGGAAGCAAATCTGACGGCCGTACTGACCGCACTAGTTCATCGTTTTCCATCTTATGCCAAAGAGGGGCTGAGGTCGCTCCCCACGCATCCCGTCATGTATGCCTCTGCTGAGAGCCACCATTCCCTGGTAAAGGCAGCGCGTTCCTGCGGACTGGGTACAGATTCCCTTCGTATTATTACGACGGGCTCTGAAATGCATATAGATGTTCATGCGCTTCATCATCAAATTCAAGTGGATCGCGCTGCTGGATACACTCCTTTTCTCATCATTGCGACGGGTGGAACGACCGGCGCCGGAGCAATTGATCCCATAAACAAAATGGCAAATCTGGCTGAACGTGAGCAACTGTGGCTGCATGTGGATGCTGCGTACGGTGGAGCCTCCGTGTTCGCACCAGAACTGCGGGATCTACTTCGTGGTATTGACCGAGCTGACTCCATTACCTTCGACGCGCATAAGTGGATGTCTGTTCCTATGGGAGCGGGAATTTATATCACACGGCATAAGGACATCTTACATAAAACATTCAGCATCACGGCAGATTATATGCCGAAAGAAGGGGCTGATCTGGATGTTATTGATCCGTTCACTCATTCAATTCAATGGTCGCGAAGGTTTATCGGTTTGAAAGTATATTTATCGCTTGTGACGGCTGGTTGGGAAGGCTATCGCAGCGTAGTGCAGCACCAAACAGAGATGGGCAATCGGTTGCGCCGGGAGCTTGCATGCTCTAACTGGAAGGTTGTCAATGATACCGTATTGCCTGTCGTATGCTTTACGGATTCCAATATTCAATCAAATATCCAATCGAATTTCGCATCATTTATATGTCAAGAGATATTACGTTCAGGGCAGGCATGGATTTCAATATACGAAATAAACAAGGCTCCAGTGCTGCGGGCTTGTATTACGAACTACGATACAACAGAGGAAGATATTATGGTATTGATGCAGTTGCTGAATGGAGCAAGAGCAAAATATTTGGAAGAGATATCCGAACGGTCTGAGCTGAATCTATAG
- a CDS encoding M20/M25/M40 family metallo-hydrolase, giving the protein MGSFHSGESTSTIPDKAIIKGAVRAFGEETITGMEKMVSQIAEGICEAEGARAKCTFDRGYPTAWNHPEEVKKIKEVARTLFGEDKVMRFPPLMVGEDFGYYTKAVPGAFFHVGGGKEYEHHHPKFDVEEESMLYIGKLFISLVLNNQRSSH; this is encoded by the coding sequence GTGGGGTCATTTCATAGTGGAGAATCCACAAGCACGATTCCGGATAAGGCAATCATCAAGGGAGCCGTGCGAGCTTTTGGAGAGGAAACAATCACCGGGATGGAAAAAATGGTCAGCCAAATTGCCGAGGGAATTTGTGAAGCAGAGGGCGCTCGGGCAAAGTGCACATTCGACAGAGGGTATCCGACTGCATGGAATCATCCAGAGGAAGTAAAAAAAATTAAAGAAGTGGCCCGAACCCTTTTTGGTGAGGATAAGGTCATGAGATTCCCGCCATTAATGGTGGGAGAAGACTTCGGCTACTACACGAAAGCAGTACCGGGGGCATTCTTTCACGTCGGCGGAGGAAAAGAGTACGAACATCATCATCCCAAGTTTGATGTAGAAGAGGAATCCATGTTGTATATTGGAAAGTTGTTTATATCACTGGTATTGAATAACCAAAGATCCAGTCACTGA
- a CDS encoding alpha/beta hydrolase, whose amino-acid sequence MTIPEHTKAFLDEAAKFPPLHRLTPEEIRKAVIATAISETYDLASTETLALNGPHGPLAARLYRPSNESSLPVILFFHGGGFVFTTMEQYDPMCSKLAAVSDCAVLSVDYRLSPENPFPVPVEEALFAAAWLGKHAESLDLDPMRIIVSGESVGANLAAIVAQRTGKNGVPNIAYQILLCPLTDWFSEYEAKETYGTGYFLTKALLDYCAGHYLGEWNRKAPLASPLFGETIGLAPALVVSAEYDPLRDEGERYAYKMIENGVNVTLKRYSGMIHLFYAMTDVFPEGDDVYDLIRRQLRTLH is encoded by the coding sequence ATGACGATACCTGAGCACACTAAAGCCTTTCTGGATGAAGCTGCGAAATTTCCTCCGTTGCATAGGTTGACACCCGAGGAAATCAGAAAAGCAGTCATCGCTACCGCCATTTCGGAAACGTATGATCTTGCGAGTACGGAAACATTGGCGTTGAACGGACCGCACGGACCTCTTGCTGCGCGACTCTACCGGCCATCAAATGAAAGCTCGCTCCCCGTCATTCTTTTTTTCCACGGTGGAGGCTTCGTCTTTACCACGATGGAACAGTATGATCCGATGTGCAGCAAGCTTGCAGCGGTAAGCGACTGCGCTGTCTTATCCGTAGATTACCGGCTTTCGCCGGAGAATCCTTTCCCGGTTCCAGTCGAAGAAGCTCTGTTTGCGGCGGCATGGCTTGGCAAGCATGCTGAGTCGCTCGATCTGGATCCGATGCGCATCATCGTGTCGGGTGAAAGCGTCGGGGCCAATCTCGCCGCCATCGTGGCACAGAGGACCGGCAAAAATGGAGTTCCGAACATCGCCTACCAAATCCTGCTGTGCCCTCTGACCGACTGGTTCAGTGAATATGAAGCGAAAGAGACGTACGGTACCGGCTATTTCTTGACCAAAGCGCTTCTGGACTACTGCGCCGGCCATTATTTGGGTGAATGGAACCGGAAGGCCCCCCTCGCCTCGCCGCTCTTCGGAGAAACCATAGGTCTTGCGCCTGCCCTGGTCGTCTCCGCCGAGTACGATCCCCTTCGCGACGAGGGCGAACGCTATGCGTATAAAATGATCGAGAACGGCGTCAATGTTACATTAAAGCGATATTCGGGAATGATCCACTTGTTCTATGCGATGACGGACGTATTCCCAGAAGGGGACGATGTTTACGATTTGATCCGTAGGCAACTTCGGACATTGCACTAG
- a CDS encoding DUF2306 domain-containing protein produces the protein MKETRKVRIIWSVIVVLATGAAGFAVAPYLYFDPSLSRVEPNPSFPPHYALLLVHIWCSFLALLIGWIQFLPGTRKRRTDVHRVVGRIYLGLVAVGGVTGLTVGMFATSYIRQMAFLTLGLLWLFTAWKGYRKARLGEYGEHRMWMVRNYSLTLVAASARLLTPFCILIYLAGHGGQSAGGVATVMKQVLQINIWIGLATNLVIAEWIILNRIKR, from the coding sequence ATGAAAGAAACGCGCAAAGTCCGGATCATTTGGAGCGTAATCGTCGTGCTTGCTACGGGAGCAGCCGGTTTTGCCGTCGCCCCTTATCTTTATTTTGATCCCAGCCTCAGCCGGGTAGAGCCAAATCCTTCTTTTCCGCCGCATTATGCACTCCTTCTAGTGCATATATGGTGCTCATTCCTAGCTCTTCTCATCGGCTGGATACAGTTTCTGCCCGGGACTAGAAAGCGGCGAACGGATGTCCACCGGGTGGTAGGACGGATATATTTGGGGCTTGTTGCGGTCGGCGGAGTAACCGGACTTACGGTTGGGATGTTTGCGACGAGCTATATTAGACAGATGGCCTTTCTGACTTTGGGTCTTCTATGGCTATTTACTGCCTGGAAAGGTTACCGAAAAGCGAGGCTTGGAGAGTATGGGGAACATCGGATGTGGATGGTCCGAAATTACTCATTGACGCTAGTCGCTGCCAGCGCGCGCCTTCTTACTCCTTTTTGCATCCTGATCTATTTGGCAGGGCACGGAGGTCAATCGGCAGGTGGCGTTGCAACCGTAATGAAGCAGGTTCTTCAGATCAACATCTGGATTGGTCTTGCTACAAATCTCGTCATTGCGGAGTGGATTATCTTGAACCGGATCAAGAGATAG
- a CDS encoding NAD(P)-dependent oxidoreductase, with protein sequence MKLIVFGGTGGTGRQVVVQALEEGHEVAVVVRRPETFELRHDKLKVVKGDVLMPATFRQAMSGMDAVLSALGVSHRNPTTVYSAGTANLMEVMQETGVPRLVCLSSAGLDDPADSPLLQRLVIRFVIQRMYKHAYEDMVRMEAAVRASSGITWTVVRPPRLTNGPRTEAYRTAVNKPLLRAKGISRADLANFMIQSIADRSTYQAVVEISD encoded by the coding sequence ATGAAGCTCATCGTGTTCGGCGGGACCGGCGGCACCGGACGACAGGTTGTCGTTCAAGCTTTGGAGGAAGGGCACGAGGTCGCCGTTGTCGTTCGTAGGCCAGAGACGTTTGAGCTTCGCCACGATAAGCTGAAAGTGGTCAAGGGCGACGTTCTCATGCCCGCCACTTTCAGACAAGCGATGAGTGGGATGGATGCGGTGCTGTCCGCACTTGGCGTATCCCACCGGAATCCGACAACGGTTTATTCGGCAGGAACGGCAAATCTCATGGAAGTGATGCAGGAGACAGGTGTGCCCCGCCTCGTCTGCCTCTCATCTGCGGGGCTGGATGACCCCGCTGATTCGCCACTGCTGCAGCGGCTGGTCATCCGGTTCGTCATTCAGCGGATGTATAAACACGCATATGAGGATATGGTGCGAATGGAAGCGGCTGTCCGGGCTTCCTCCGGGATAACTTGGACCGTCGTTCGTCCTCCGCGGCTGACGAACGGGCCACGAACGGAAGCTTACCGCACCGCTGTTAACAAGCCTTTGCTTCGTGCCAAGGGAATATCACGTGCCGACTTGGCGAATTTCATGATCCAATCGATAGCGGACAGGTCCACTTACCAGGCAGTCGTTGAGATATCAGACTAA
- a CDS encoding SGNH/GDSL hydrolase family protein → MEMNVYTQWVKLVQSQHPQKLLPFARNMDEQTLASIYGMDVGTYRSIQFQLSQQAQNVALQMLEDSALAGMVDRLPIQTGQTVIAIGESTTDDLLSWFELLRHLVGLRRPKEAIRFINEGISGYTTAQVLRRMSDFVSQKPDWILCMIGSNDVLRIGPEPSKTQVSAEETVKNLAAIRHIAASLTKTSWVWLTPPTFDEERAAAYPYFQFGQLAWRNEDITRVGDIIRDLPDKVVDTQAGFAVPVASLLLGPDGVHPTLEGHKAIVTQLVEVLAGGGTV, encoded by the coding sequence ATGGAAATGAATGTATACACGCAGTGGGTGAAGCTGGTTCAATCTCAGCATCCACAGAAGCTTCTGCCATTCGCGCGCAATATGGATGAACAAACTCTCGCGTCCATATATGGCATGGATGTGGGCACGTACAGGTCTATTCAGTTTCAACTGTCGCAGCAGGCGCAGAATGTGGCTTTGCAGATGCTGGAAGATTCGGCCCTTGCTGGTATGGTGGATCGCCTGCCGATCCAAACGGGGCAGACGGTGATCGCGATTGGTGAAAGCACAACGGACGATCTGCTTTCATGGTTTGAGTTGCTCCGCCACCTTGTCGGACTGAGGAGGCCAAAGGAAGCAATCCGGTTTATTAACGAAGGGATTTCGGGTTATACGACTGCACAAGTATTGAGAAGGATGAGCGACTTTGTCTCTCAGAAGCCGGATTGGATCTTATGTATGATTGGCAGCAACGACGTGTTGAGGATTGGTCCGGAGCCATCCAAAACGCAGGTCAGCGCTGAAGAAACGGTCAAAAACTTGGCAGCGATTCGGCATATTGCCGCTTCCCTGACGAAAACCAGCTGGGTGTGGCTGACTCCGCCGACCTTCGATGAAGAGCGTGCTGCGGCTTATCCGTACTTTCAGTTCGGCCAGCTTGCTTGGCGCAATGAGGATATTACGCGTGTGGGCGATATCATCCGCGACCTTCCGGATAAAGTTGTAGATACCCAGGCAGGATTTGCGGTGCCTGTCGCTTCACTGTTGCTCGGTCCCGATGGTGTTCATCCTACTCTAGAAGGCCATAAAGCGATCGTAACACAACTGGTTGAAGTACTCGCCGGAGGGGGTACGGTATGA
- a CDS encoding SDR family NAD(P)-dependent oxidoreductase, translating into MNQLLTGQLALVTGGSGGIGGAVAEKLASCGANIAVHYLRNKERAEETVRRIREAGGQAAAFHADLSEVRQIDLLVKEVHATFGVSVDVLINNAGQMSHRASIMEITEEYYTQMMDINFKSCVFLSKAVLPFMLEKGVGSIVNIASLAAHNGGGSGVAVYAAAKGAMLTFTKNAAKDFACKGIRVNAITPGVIANTSNDRFKNEEVRKSIISGIPLGREGMPEDVANAVLFLTSSLSGFITGETLELNGGMYMR; encoded by the coding sequence ATGAATCAACTGTTAACAGGACAATTGGCGTTAGTAACGGGAGGAAGCGGCGGGATCGGCGGTGCAGTTGCGGAAAAACTGGCGTCCTGCGGCGCGAATATCGCGGTCCATTACCTGCGCAATAAAGAACGAGCGGAGGAAACGGTACGTCGCATCCGGGAAGCAGGAGGACAAGCGGCTGCTTTTCATGCAGACCTTTCGGAGGTTCGCCAAATTGACTTGCTTGTGAAGGAAGTTCACGCCACATTCGGCGTATCCGTCGACGTTTTGATCAATAATGCGGGGCAAATGAGCCACAGGGCATCCATTATGGAAATCACGGAAGAATATTACACGCAGATGATGGATATCAATTTCAAATCGTGCGTGTTTCTAAGCAAAGCAGTTCTGCCTTTTATGCTAGAAAAGGGAGTAGGCAGCATTGTGAACATCGCTTCGCTTGCTGCCCATAACGGCGGCGGGTCTGGGGTGGCGGTGTATGCCGCAGCCAAGGGCGCCATGTTGACTTTTACAAAAAATGCGGCGAAGGATTTCGCCTGCAAAGGCATTCGCGTCAACGCCATCACTCCTGGTGTCATCGCCAATACTTCTAACGATCGGTTCAAAAATGAAGAGGTCCGCAAATCGATCATCTCCGGTATTCCACTTGGGCGTGAGGGGATGCCGGAGGATGTGGCGAACGCAGTGCTGTTCCTCACCTCCAGTCTCTCCGGGTTCATAACGGGCGAAACACTGGAACTGAACGGCGGCATGTACATGAGATGA
- a CDS encoding DUF6220 domain-containing protein: protein MNIGRIVYRILAWAFLGCIVIQVFLAGMATFGDPSKWLTHSLFVKIFAMVPLAMFLLAFIGGIKGRDRFLSLALFLLVVIQFLTVQVFSSVFVIAALHPLIAMLLFWGSIAAVRKA from the coding sequence ATGAACATAGGCCGTATCGTGTACAGGATTCTGGCATGGGCCTTCTTAGGCTGCATTGTCATTCAAGTTTTTTTGGCGGGAATGGCGACTTTCGGGGATCCTTCCAAGTGGCTGACGCACTCTTTGTTCGTAAAAATTTTCGCTATGGTGCCTCTGGCCATGTTCCTTCTCGCTTTCATCGGAGGAATAAAGGGACGTGACCGTTTCCTCAGCCTGGCACTATTCCTGCTCGTGGTCATACAGTTTCTTACGGTTCAGGTGTTTTCATCCGTCTTCGTGATCGCAGCACTTCATCCGCTCATTGCCATGCTGCTGTTCTGGGGCTCGATTGCAGCCGTGAGAAAAGCGTGA
- a CDS encoding response regulator transcription factor, whose amino-acid sequence MKGKRTVLIVDDDKEIVELMRDYLEDERFDTVLAFNAAEALEALDREPIDCMLLDVMMPGQNGLELCRHIRKTCDLPILFLSARGEDMDKIRGLSLGGDDYIVKSATPEEVVARIKAVLRRYDKSEKVTKSEWRFGRLVLDVKAHEAVLDGRSLPLTKKEFNILCLFAEYPRQVFTYDQLLQRFWDGIGDKHTVTVHIGRIREKIEEDPRKPKIITNVWGIGYRFEGVRA is encoded by the coding sequence CTGAAGGGAAAACGCACGGTACTCATTGTGGATGACGATAAAGAGATTGTGGAATTAATGCGGGATTACCTCGAGGACGAACGGTTCGACACTGTCCTTGCATTCAATGCCGCAGAGGCGCTCGAAGCACTGGACCGTGAGCCGATTGACTGCATGCTGCTAGATGTCATGATGCCGGGGCAAAACGGCCTGGAACTGTGCCGGCACATCCGCAAGACGTGCGATCTCCCTATCCTGTTCCTCAGTGCGCGCGGAGAGGATATGGACAAAATACGCGGTCTAAGCTTGGGCGGGGACGATTACATCGTCAAGTCAGCCACCCCCGAAGAAGTAGTAGCGCGCATAAAAGCCGTACTCAGGCGCTATGACAAAAGCGAAAAAGTGACGAAATCGGAATGGAGGTTCGGTAGGCTTGTGCTGGACGTAAAAGCGCATGAGGCCGTACTGGACGGACGATCGCTGCCGCTCACGAAGAAGGAATTCAACATTTTGTGCCTGTTCGCCGAGTACCCGCGCCAAGTATTCACATACGATCAACTGCTGCAACGTTTTTGGGACGGCATCGGCGACAAGCATACGGTAACCGTGCACATTGGGAGAATCCGCGAAAAAATCGAAGAGGACCCGCGAAAGCCGAAAATTATCACAAATGTATGGGGCATCGGCTACCGGTTCGAAGGGGTGCGGGCATGA
- a CDS encoding sensor histidine kinase, translating to MRPQLRIRQWMMIGMLIVLLLPRLLFEISDMIDHYFFESSRYERQQIGLTAAIRTVSVTSAARWGEPAWQASLQSIANRADLGIILLDSARREIFHSVPTDTTRTAARQISVVEQGEVRGEALFFVPKRRSEIATVCSILAAVGAILFIGWKMGRVVVKPLEAMSAAARRIADGNLDFHLPESSVLEVATVRSAFHAMGSSLRESILRQSELEEERRFFIDAIAHDLRTPLFTLRGYLARLEKGMANNPDKAGRYISICSKKAEQLERLVSDLFSYTKLESIEQTLRPESVEPGRLFAELAEEFRPVAMEKSIELRYEEGKCKEEVSIIGDSYLLRRAVGNLIDNAIRHTPLGGNITFGWRKEDDRIVFMIEDTGTGIVEQDLKLIFEPFYRGDKSRNPAYGGVGLGLTIARRIVRAHKGELIVQNRCLSGGAIFTGWVPLR from the coding sequence ATGAGGCCACAGCTTCGCATCCGCCAGTGGATGATGATCGGCATGCTCATTGTCCTTCTTCTTCCGCGGTTATTATTTGAAATATCCGACATGATCGATCATTACTTCTTTGAAAGCTCTCGCTATGAAAGGCAGCAAATCGGCTTAACTGCTGCCATCCGCACCGTGAGCGTTACGAGTGCGGCACGATGGGGGGAGCCGGCATGGCAGGCTTCGCTGCAAAGCATTGCCAATCGTGCTGATCTAGGAATCATCCTGCTGGATAGCGCTAGACGCGAAATTTTTCATTCTGTACCTACCGATACGACAAGAACCGCTGCACGGCAAATCAGTGTCGTCGAACAAGGTGAGGTACGAGGTGAAGCGCTCTTCTTCGTCCCGAAGAGGAGAAGTGAGATTGCTACAGTGTGCTCAATCCTTGCGGCAGTGGGCGCCATACTATTCATCGGCTGGAAAATGGGCCGAGTCGTCGTTAAACCACTAGAAGCCATGAGTGCGGCAGCGAGGCGGATTGCTGACGGCAACCTGGATTTTCACCTGCCCGAATCGAGCGTGCTTGAGGTAGCGACAGTTCGCTCCGCTTTCCATGCTATGGGCAGCAGCTTGCGCGAATCGATTCTACGTCAGTCCGAGTTGGAGGAAGAGCGCCGCTTTTTCATCGACGCGATCGCCCATGATTTGAGGACGCCATTGTTTACCCTTCGTGGATATTTGGCACGGCTGGAAAAGGGGATGGCCAACAATCCGGACAAGGCAGGTCGATATATTTCGATTTGCAGTAAAAAAGCAGAGCAGCTCGAAAGGCTCGTTTCCGATCTGTTTTCTTACACAAAGCTCGAATCGATCGAGCAAACGCTGCGGCCGGAATCGGTGGAACCTGGCCGTCTCTTCGCAGAGCTTGCCGAAGAATTCCGACCCGTAGCCATGGAAAAAAGCATTGAGCTACGCTATGAAGAAGGAAAGTGTAAAGAAGAGGTCAGTATAATAGGAGATTCGTATTTGTTACGGCGAGCGGTAGGCAATCTAATAGACAATGCCATCAGGCATACTCCGCTTGGCGGGAATATTACATTCGGTTGGCGAAAGGAAGACGATCGCATTGTCTTCATGATTGAAGACACCGGGACTGGTATTGTTGAACAAGATTTAAAGCTTATATTTGAGCCGTTCTATCGTGGGGACAAGTCGAGGAATCCTGCGTACGGTGGTGTCGGTCTTGGACTTACGATTGCGCGGCGAATTGTCCGGGCGCACAAAGGCGAACTTATCGTCCAAAACCGCTGCCTGTCCGGTGGTGCTATTTTTACAGGGTGGGTACCTTTGCGTTAG
- a CDS encoding class I SAM-dependent methyltransferase, producing MEERKSTYNIRHATLGFQAELERLKVQALMGWDKEFRNLSWYGLQNGMKVLELGSGPGFVTEQLINNLPDSQIIALEIDATLLDKARNLLEHVPSSRVQFVQSSVYGTGLPDDSYDFAIARLLFLHLNDPQEAVREIYRILKPGGKLVIIDIDDGIFGAVNPDIPSLPSVLRKVAELQATKGGNRIIGRSLPRLLTRAGFSDVDMDVVIQHSDLHGIEGFKRQFDINRFVPFLRNGVINEQEYNELKQAHENINNSHEAYAMMTFVMACGKKV from the coding sequence ATGGAAGAACGTAAGTCTACCTATAATATTCGACATGCGACTTTGGGTTTTCAAGCCGAGTTAGAGCGATTAAAAGTGCAAGCTCTGATGGGATGGGATAAAGAGTTTCGCAACCTATCATGGTATGGATTGCAAAACGGGATGAAAGTCTTAGAACTTGGAAGTGGACCTGGTTTCGTGACAGAGCAACTCATTAATAACCTACCCGACAGTCAAATAATTGCTCTGGAAATCGATGCGACATTATTGGATAAAGCCAGAAACCTGCTAGAACACGTCCCCTCTTCACGAGTGCAGTTTGTTCAATCATCTGTCTATGGTACCGGACTACCTGATGACTCTTATGATTTTGCTATAGCGAGGTTACTCTTTCTTCATTTGAATGATCCGCAAGAGGCGGTACGTGAGATTTATCGAATACTAAAACCCGGAGGGAAGCTTGTCATCATCGATATTGATGACGGAATCTTTGGGGCGGTTAATCCAGATATTCCGTCGCTACCTTCTGTGTTAAGGAAAGTGGCGGAGCTACAAGCTACTAAAGGGGGCAATCGAATAATCGGAAGGAGTCTGCCAAGACTCTTAACAAGAGCAGGTTTTTCCGATGTAGATATGGATGTTGTTATACAACATAGTGATCTTCATGGGATTGAAGGTTTTAAACGGCAGTTTGATATTAATCGTTTTGTACCTTTTCTGAGAAATGGCGTTATCAACGAACAAGAGTACAATGAGTTAAAACAAGCACATGAGAACATTAACAATTCCCATGAAGCGTATGCGATGATGACCTTTGTTATGGCATGTGGTAAAAAAGTCTGA